The sequence below is a genomic window from Actinokineospora baliensis.
AGGCCAACTTCGAGGCCGAGGTCGTCGAGCGCTCCACCCAGGTGCCGGTCGTCGTGGCCCTGGTCGCGGGCTGGTCGGCGCAGTCGACGCAGCTGCTGACCACCCTGGAGAAGCTCGCCGCCGAGGACAACGGCTCCTGGCAGCTGGCCAGGGTGGACGTCGAGACCAGCCCCCGGGTCGCCCAGCTCTTCGGCGTCCAAGCCGTGCCGATGGTCATCGCCATCGCCGCCCGCCAGCCCGTGGACGCCTTCAACGACGTCCCGCCGCCGGACCGGGTCCGCCAGTGGATCGACTCCATCCTCGACGCCCTGCGCGACCGGCTCCCCGGCATCCGCGCCGCCGAGGCCGCCGCCCCGGCCGCGGCCGAGGACACCGCCCCCGAGCCGGAGGACGAGCGCTTCGTCGCCGCCGAGACCGCCCTCAACCTGGGCGACTTCGCGGGCGCCGAGGTCGCCTACCAGTCGATCCTGGACGCGGAGCCGGGCAACACCGAGGCCCGCGCGGCGCTCGCCCAGGTCACGTTCCTGGCCAGGGCCCAGGCCACGGACCCCTCGGTGATCGTCCGCGCCGACATCTCCCCGGACGACGTGGACGCGCAGATGTCCGCGGCGGACCTGGAGCTGGCGGGCCAGCAGGTCGAGCAGGCCTTCACCCGCCTCATCAACGCCGTCCGCCGCAGCGCAGGCCCCGACCGCGACAAGGCCCGCACCCACCTGGTGTCCCTATTCGACCTCTTCGCCCCGGACGACCCACGCGTCGTGAAGGCCCGGCGCGACCTGGCCAGCGCCCTGTTCTAGACCACCGTGTTGCCGTGGCCGCGTGGAGTCCCTCCGCGCGGCCATTTCTTTGCCCTGTCGTCAGCGTTGAAGATCAACTGAAGTGAGCGCCCCCGATGTCCAGGCTATCGGGGACACCGGGGGAGCGGGGGGTGGCGAGTGGCCCCTGTGGACAGTTGGGGGCGTTGTGGATGGCTGGGCTCAGCTGAATTGGTTGGCGCAGCCCTTGTCGCCCTCGAAGTAGCCGATGCGGAAGGCCTCGACCCTGGCGAAGCCGGAGGGCACCTGCTTGCCAGCCACGTCCGCGGCGATCAAGCTGTTGTCCTGCAACAGTTCCGCCACGGCCTCGTCCAGGTCGCCGACGGCCAGGCGCAGTTTGCTCTCGTTCGCCCCGCCCTCCAGGTCGGTGAACTTGGCCCAGGCGCCCGTCAGGCACGCCGTCCGCAGGCCGGTCTTGTCGCCCTCCAGGGGTGCGCCGACCGACTTTTGGATCGACAGGGTGTACCGCGACGCGATCTCGGCGAAGGCGGCGAAGTCGCCGATCCCGGCCCCGGACACGCCGGGCTCCTGCCCGCGCTTGGGCGGCGTGGCGATCTTCTCCATCGCGTCCGGGTCGATGGCCACCACGTTCTCGTCCGCGCAGTAGGACACCGGCGGGGTGGACTGGCCCTTCTTGCAGTCGGCGCCGTCGTAGGTGATGGCGGGCGGGTTCGCGCCGGTGCGGCGGAACGCCTCGTCGAGGCTGGCCTTGAGCAGGTCCTGGACCTTCTTGTTGTCGAACTCCACGTCGCCGTTGCGGGAGTTCTCCATCTCCGTCTCGCCGCGCTCCTTCTCGGCGATGCGGGTGTTGATCTCGTCCTGGTTCATCCGCGCGCACCGCGTCGGGCCCTCGGAGAACCCGGCCTGGAAGGCGAACACCCGGTCGAAGGCCAGGCCGTGCGCGCCCTGCTTGCTCGCCGAGAGCCCGGCGGGGTCGCGGATGAAGAACATCGTCGCCAGCACGTGGTTGAGGCCCTTGCCGGTGTTGACGTCGAAGTGCTTGGCCTTGCCCTCGGCCACCCAGCGGAAGAAGCCGCCCGCGTAGCAGTCGGCCTGCTGCTCCTTGATGATCGTCGGCGTCGCCTGGCTGATGTTGCTCTTGGTGCCCAGGCGGAACTGCACGGCGTGGCCCATCTCGTGGGCGAGCACCGCCACCACCGACATCGGCCCGAACTGCTTGTTGAGCATCGGCAGCAGCACGCCCCTGTCCCAGGCCACGCTGTCGTCTGCGTTGCAGTAGAAGGCGTTCACCAGGTCCGCGGTGCTCTGGCCACACAGCTTGATGGCCTTGCCCTTGGAGTCGTAGGACGCCAGCCGCTTGATCGGTTCGAACTTCTGGCCGTCGAAGTCGGCGGGCATCCGCTCGGACCAGTAGTCGTAGATGTCCGACAGCGCGTTGACCGCCAGCCGGTCCATCTCGCCGCCGTCGGCGTTCTCCACCGCCAGGGTCGCGTCCGCGACGCCCTTCTTGGGACCGGTCGGGCCGTCGTTGTTGACCGGGATCCCGGCCGCCGTGCCCGCGTCGATGTCGCCGACCCCGCGGGGTCTGCCCTCGATCGGCTGCCCGGCGCACCCGCCGAGCTGCACGAGAAGTACCGCCGCCACCGCCAAGGCAGCCGCGACCCGCGCCCGCGCACCCAGAACCCGCACCGCAACCCCTACCCAGCCGTCGTTCCCGATCTCCGGGAGAGGGTAGCCCGCGACCACCGCGCCACGGGTGGGTTCGCGCTAAGTCACGAAAGGCCGCATTGTTGAACACCCTCCGTGAACCCCTGGCGGAATGCGCGGACCCGGTCGAAGCCCGCGACCGGCGCGGCCCCCTTGATGTCGCGGGCGGCGTAGTCGTAGTCCAGCAGCACCTGCACGGCCTCGTCGAGATCACCGGGCGAGAGCCGCCGGGACACGAACAGCGCTCGGGTGAACAGCCCCGACAGGCACACCGCGGACCGCTGCGTGTCCGCGCCCTCCAGCGGCTTGCCCGCCGCCGCGAGCGCGGCGAGGGCGTAGCGGCTGGCGATCAGCGTGCCGGTCGCGTAGTCACCGATGTCGGCGTGCAGCTCCGGCAGCTCCTTGCGCACGTCGATGCGCACCGTCTTGTCGCCGGGGCAGTACGCGACCGGGCCCTGCTTGCCGTTCTCGCAGTCGGGGGCGCCCTGCGACTCGACCACCTTGGGCGCGGTCCACTGCTTGCCGACCGTGGGCAGCAGCTCCCCGTAGAACGGGTCCAGGGTCAGCGTGATCGACTCGACGATGTCGGCGAAGGTCAGGTTGCCGCCGCGCTCCTGGTCACCGGCGTCGAGGAAGCCGCTCAGGGTGAACACCCGGTTGTCGACGGTCATCTTCGAGCACGTCTGGGCGCCCTGCTCGTAGCCGTCCTGGAACGCCGACACCCGGTCGAAGGCGTCCCCGTGCGCGCCCCGGTCCTGCGCCTCGGTGCCGATCGGGTCGCGGAAGCTGATCAGCGACTCCAGCGCCTGGTCCAGCCGCTCCTTGGCGATCGTCAGGTGCTCGGCCTTGCCGTCGGCCACCCACCGCACGAACGACCCGGCGTAGCAGTCGGCCATCGCCTCGATCAGGATCGTCGGGTACCGGCTCGGGTCGGCCTTGCGCTCGGCGGCGCCGCTGCCGGTGCGGTCCTGCACCGCGTGGCCCATCTCGTGCGCCAGCACCAGCATCACCGCCGCCTCGCCGAAGCGGTCCCGCAGCACCGGCAGCAGCGCCGCCCTGTCCCACGCGATGATGTCGGCGTCCGGGCAGTAGAACGCGTTGCCCTCCACGTCGGTCGGCTTGTTCGCGCACGGCGGCGCCTTGCTCTGCGCGTCGGCGGTGTCCACCGAGTAGAACCCGCCCTTGAGCGGCTCGTACGCCTTCTGGAACACCACCGGGAACGTCTGCGCCCAGTACGCCTGCACGTCGGTGACCACCGTGGCCGCCAACCGGTCGATCTCCCCGCCGTCGGTGTTGCGCACGAACCCCGGGTCGACCCCGGTGCCCTCCTCGCCCTTGGACACGACCCCCTGGCTGACCGCCTGCCCTGGGACGGTCGTGGTGCAGGCCAGCAGCGCGAACACCGCCATCAAGGCGGGCAGCAGCCGCACAAGATCCCGTCCGTTACGCGTGCGCACGCCCACCAGTCTGCCTGCTCAGGTGCTGCGGGGTTCGACGGCTTCGGAGATCCGTTCCATGATGCGTTCGGCCATTACCGCGAAGTCGCCGTGCGCGTCCCGAGCCGCTTGGAGGTGACCGCCGTAGGCGCCGTCGGCGTGGCTCAGGAAGAAGATCGGCTTGCGTGCCTCCTGCGCCAGCGGGACCAGACTCCGGTAGTGCTTGAGCTGCCCCAGGCAGAAGGGGTCCGCGTCGATGGCGGGCGCGGGCGAGTGGTCCTGGGAGCCGAGCACCGAGGTCCGGAAGACGTCCGGGATCTGCTGGATCCAGCGCTGGTACGCCTTGACCGGTCGGTTGAGGCGGACGCCGTGCTGGAGGACGACGTAGCCGAGCGCGTCCATCCTGCCCTGCGG
It includes:
- a CDS encoding tetratricopeptide repeat protein produces the protein MTRPDPRQTAALSAALSRAVDLSAIKARADAANTPQPAPGRPPSAQPGAAASVVDVTEANFEAEVVERSTQVPVVVALVAGWSAQSTQLLTTLEKLAAEDNGSWQLARVDVETSPRVAQLFGVQAVPMVIAIAARQPVDAFNDVPPPDRVRQWIDSILDALRDRLPGIRAAEAAAPAAAEDTAPEPEDERFVAAETALNLGDFAGAEVAYQSILDAEPGNTEARAALAQVTFLARAQATDPSVIVRADISPDDVDAQMSAADLELAGQQVEQAFTRLINAVRRSAGPDRDKARTHLVSLFDLFAPDDPRVVKARRDLASALF
- a CDS encoding neutral zinc metallopeptidase, with protein sequence MGARARVAAALAVAAVLLVQLGGCAGQPIEGRPRGVGDIDAGTAAGIPVNNDGPTGPKKGVADATLAVENADGGEMDRLAVNALSDIYDYWSERMPADFDGQKFEPIKRLASYDSKGKAIKLCGQSTADLVNAFYCNADDSVAWDRGVLLPMLNKQFGPMSVVAVLAHEMGHAVQFRLGTKSNISQATPTIIKEQQADCYAGGFFRWVAEGKAKHFDVNTGKGLNHVLATMFFIRDPAGLSASKQGAHGLAFDRVFAFQAGFSEGPTRCARMNQDEINTRIAEKERGETEMENSRNGDVEFDNKKVQDLLKASLDEAFRRTGANPPAITYDGADCKKGQSTPPVSYCADENVVAIDPDAMEKIATPPKRGQEPGVSGAGIGDFAAFAEIASRYTLSIQKSVGAPLEGDKTGLRTACLTGAWAKFTDLEGGANESKLRLAVGDLDEAVAELLQDNSLIAADVAGKQVPSGFARVEAFRIGYFEGDKGCANQFS
- a CDS encoding neutral zinc metallopeptidase — encoded protein: MRTRNGRDLVRLLPALMAVFALLACTTTVPGQAVSQGVVSKGEEGTGVDPGFVRNTDGGEIDRLAATVVTDVQAYWAQTFPVVFQKAYEPLKGGFYSVDTADAQSKAPPCANKPTDVEGNAFYCPDADIIAWDRAALLPVLRDRFGEAAVMLVLAHEMGHAVQDRTGSGAAERKADPSRYPTILIEAMADCYAGSFVRWVADGKAEHLTIAKERLDQALESLISFRDPIGTEAQDRGAHGDAFDRVSAFQDGYEQGAQTCSKMTVDNRVFTLSGFLDAGDQERGGNLTFADIVESITLTLDPFYGELLPTVGKQWTAPKVVESQGAPDCENGKQGPVAYCPGDKTVRIDVRKELPELHADIGDYATGTLIASRYALAALAAAGKPLEGADTQRSAVCLSGLFTRALFVSRRLSPGDLDEAVQVLLDYDYAARDIKGAAPVAGFDRVRAFRQGFTEGVQQCGLS